The window CAGAAGAACGGGTGCGCGGTCTCCGGGTTGGCCAGCACCGCGCGCTGCGCGTCGCGCATCGCGTCCTGCACCTGCTCGCCCTTGGCCAGGTCGTCGTACAGCGTGGTCATCAACGTCTCCGTGGCCGCATCCGACACCGGCCACAGCGAGGCCAGCAGCGTGCTGGTCCCGGCCGACAGGAACGAGCGGGTGAAGCCCAACACCTCGTCGCCGTCCTCGACCCGGCCCAGCCCGGACTCGCAGGCCGACAGCGCGATCATCGCGGTGCCGCTCAGGTCCATGCCCAGCACGTCCTTGGCTTCCAGGTAGTTCGGCTGGCCGTTCTCGTCGGCCAGCAGCACCTTGCTGTGCAGCGGGTCCAGGGTATCCGCCACCGCGTGCGCGGCCACGTGCAGCAGCCGCGCCTTGGGCGCGCTGGCCGTGAAGTTGCTCTTGTTCGCCTGGTCCTTGAAGAACAGCGTCGCGCCCGGGAACTGCTTCGACAGTTCATGCACCTCGCGCTCGGCACCGGGCAGCGGGTCGGCCACGTCCGGGTTGATCGTCGGGTTGCCGAACGCCACCAGCTGCGCGGCCACCGTCGGCGTGCGCTCGGCCAGCTTCGCCGCGATGCTGATCGACGGGGCGATGCTGATCGGATTGCGTTCGATCAGGTACTGGCCGTCCAGGCGCAGCGCCTGGAATGGCAGGTAGTGCAGCGGGCCGTGCGGGACGATGATGATCCGCTTGCCGGCCGGGATCTCGAGCGGGGCCAGCAGCAGCGTGCCGATCTTGTCGCCCACGTCGGTGGCCGGCTTCAGGTTGATCAGCGCATCGCGGTAGGCATCCACCAGCCGCGCCAGGTCCGCGCGCTTGACCGCCACCGGCAACGTGGCCTCGCGCACGCCCTCATTGGACAGCACCCACGCCATCAGCCGGTCCGGCAGTGCGTGGTAGGCCACCACCACTTCGTCCGGGCGCAGCATCGTCTGCAGGGTCGCCGCGTCCAGCGCGACTGCCTCGCCATTGCCGATCTCGGCGCGACCGGCCACCGCGTCCAGCAACGCGCGGGCGCGGCTGCGCTCGCTGACATCGAAGGCCTTGGCCGGCTGGCCGAGCCGGGTGTGCATGCCGATCGCCCGCTCGAACACCACCTGCAGGTCCGAGAACAGGCCCATCTTGAACTCGTCGCTGCGGAACTTGGCGCGGGCCTTGTCGAACACGTCGATCGCCTGGTCCAGCGCCTGCGCGGCTTGGGCTTCGTTGCCCAGGGCGGACTCGCTCTTGCTGATGCCGTCCAGCGCCCACGCCCGGTAGAAACCTTCATCGCCGTTCACCGGCGCATTGGCCAGTTGCTGGTACAGCACCAGCGCTTCGGCCGGCTTGTTCTCGGCCAGCAGCAGGCGCCCACGGGTACGTTGCAGCTGGGCCTGCTGCGAAGGATCGCTGGGCACTGCCAGCGCGTCCAGGGTGCTGCGCGCGCGGGTCAGGTCGCCGGACAGGATCAGCGCATTGGCCAGCGAGGCATCCACCAGCGGGCGGAAGCGGTCCGAACTCTCGGTCCGCGCCTGGTCGTACAGCGCGATGGCTTCGGCGAAGCGCTTCTGCCGCGTGCGCACATCGCCCAGCACCTTCTTGCCGGGGCCGTTGACCTGGGTCGGGTCGACCCCGGGGTACTTCAGCGACAGGGTCGCGAACTGTTCGGCCCGCTCCAGCTGGCCGGCGTAGCTGAACGCGATCGCCAGGTCGCGATACGCCTTGCCCAGCAGGTCGGTGTTGCCGGTCTGCAGCGCCACGTGCAGCGCCTTGCTCGCCGCCCGCGTGCTCTCGCGGAACTCGCCCTTCTCCGCCAGCTCCACCGCCTGGCTGCAATACGCATACCCGTCCAGCTTCACCACGTCGCGTTCGTACAGCGCCGCGCCTTCCGCCGCCAGCGACAGCGCCGTGTCCGCATCCTCCAACCGGCCGATCGCCGCCAAGGCCTGGCGCGCTTCCGACTGCATATCGACCGCGGCGGCAGGCGCTGCAGGTGCCGATTGCGGCGTCGACTGCGGCACGGGCGATGCAACCGCAACCGCAGACGCCGTCAACGCTCCTCCCAACGGCGCGCAAGTGGCTTGCACCACGGGGCTGGCAAGCGACAACGCCAGCAGGAAAACGGCAAAGCCGGCGGAGGACGACGCGGTACGACGCATGCGGGGTGCTCCCAGACGTGAACGGACACAGGCGAAAGCCTGTATCGGATTCAACGGAGTCTAGGAACGGTGCAGGACATCGCCCACTGTCGATTAGGCATAGCCCATCTTGGCGTGGATCCGGTGTCCGGAATCCTCGCCATTGCGCGTATCCGGCCTACAATGCCTTCAGAATCGGCATCCAGGCGCGTTATTGCTGTCGATGCAATTGTTCAATCGCAGCCGATGACGGGATTTCAGCCATTCCCTCCCCAGTACATCCCGGCTCGCTCCTGCCTGAAGCGGGTCGGCCGCATCAGCCACCGGGCAGATCGCCGCGTGCAGCAGATCAGTCACCGAACCATCCAGTTCTTCTTCGTCGAACAATTCAGCAACGGATTCCGGTGCGATCGGCGACTGCCGGAAGCGCTGCTCCTGGTAGATGAACTGGTTGCCCTCGCCGATTCCCTCGCAACTCTCCTGTCCGAACGAGCAACCAAACACATCGAACTGGCCATCGCCCTGCAGACCGCCGCGCTCCTCGCCTTCCGGCGTGCGCGCAAAAATCCGCCAGGACTCGCTTGCGGTCAGTGACGCGCCTGCAGGATTGAGGAACAGGTCGGCCGCCACCAGGTCGATGCTGCTGCCGCTGACATCCGCGCCGAGGGTGAGGTTCCCGCTTGCGGTCACCACCAGCACGTTGCCTTCGGCCTCGATACCGGTGGCCGACAGCGAAGTCAGACCCGCGTTGTCGATCAGGCTGAAGCCGAATGACGACACCTCGCCGATCGCAAGGTCGTCCACGTCTTCATAGGCGAAATCACCCCCCGCCGAACCGGCCACACTCGTGGCCGCCACGTTGTTCTGTGCGGCAGTCAGCGACACGTCGCCACTGGCGATCGCCAACAGGCTGTGCGCGGTGATTGCACCGGCCGAGGTCTGCTCGATGTCGCCGCCACTGGCAAGCGTGAGGATGTTGTCGCCAACATCGACAGCGGCCTGGAGGTCGATACCGCCATCACCCCCCTGGTTCTGCAGGGTCAGGTCGTCGTCCCAGTCGACCGCTTCCATCACCCGGATCGCACCTGCATGCTCGGCGCTGCCGATCACCAGCAGCGGCGCATCGATCAATGCCAGTTCGGCGCTGGTCAGCGAGAACCCGTTGCCTGCGCCGAGCAGGATCGTATCGGCCTCATCGACCGCGCGCAGGTTGACCGCGGTGGTGCTGGCAATACTGCCCCGCAGGATGATCGCGTCGACGTTGCCGTCGTTGCTGGCGGCCAGACTCACCAGGCCAGTGCCACCATCGATGCTCGAATCTGCGTCCATTCGAATACCGGCGCGATCGGTTCCTGAACCGATGACGTAGATGTCGCCCGTGGTGCTGGACACATCCCCATCGGACATCCACACGCCACCGGCACCCTCACCCTCGATCGCGATGTCGCCGGACGCGGTGACGATTTCGGCATCGCCACTCATCAGCACCGCGTAATAGGAATCACTGACCGCACTGATCGATACATCGCCAGAGGTCGTGGACACCATGCTGCCCTGACCGAGCGAAACGCCGGAACCGGCGCTACCGCCACCACTTCCGATCAGGCTGATGCTGCCCACCCCACTGTGGATACCGACCGCCGACAGGATCAGGCCGGTCGAGGCACCTTCACCGGTGATCGCGATATCGCCACCGCCACTGGTGATGTCGGCACCGGACACCTGTGTACCGGCCATGTTCGTGCTGGTGCCATGGATCGTGATGTCGCCGCCATTGCTGGTGATGTCACCGCCATTCACCCACACCCCGGTCACGTCCACGCTGCTGCCGATGATGGTGATGTCGCCGCCGTTGCTGGCAAGCCCGCCGGAGCCGACCTGCACGCCGAAGCCGCTGCCCAGCGCATGGCCTTCCAGAGTGATGTCGCCGGTGTCCGTGGTGAACGGCACGCTGCCCACGCTCAG of the Thermomonas carbonis genome contains:
- a CDS encoding CHAT domain-containing protein, whose amino-acid sequence is MRRTASSSAGFAVFLLALSLASPVVQATCAPLGGALTASAVAVASPVPQSTPQSAPAAPAAAVDMQSEARQALAAIGRLEDADTALSLAAEGAALYERDVVKLDGYAYCSQAVELAEKGEFRESTRAASKALHVALQTGNTDLLGKAYRDLAIAFSYAGQLERAEQFATLSLKYPGVDPTQVNGPGKKVLGDVRTRQKRFAEAIALYDQARTESSDRFRPLVDASLANALILSGDLTRARSTLDALAVPSDPSQQAQLQRTRGRLLLAENKPAEALVLYQQLANAPVNGDEGFYRAWALDGISKSESALGNEAQAAQALDQAIDVFDKARAKFRSDEFKMGLFSDLQVVFERAIGMHTRLGQPAKAFDVSERSRARALLDAVAGRAEIGNGEAVALDAATLQTMLRPDEVVVAYHALPDRLMAWVLSNEGVREATLPVAVKRADLARLVDAYRDALINLKPATDVGDKIGTLLLAPLEIPAGKRIIIVPHGPLHYLPFQALRLDGQYLIERNPISIAPSISIAAKLAERTPTVAAQLVAFGNPTINPDVADPLPGAEREVHELSKQFPGATLFFKDQANKSNFTASAPKARLLHVAAHAVADTLDPLHSKVLLADENGQPNYLEAKDVLGMDLSGTAMIALSACESGLGRVEDGDEVLGFTRSFLSAGTSTLLASLWPVSDAATETLMTTLYDDLAKGEQVQDAMRDAQRAVLANPETAHPFFWAPFNLIGNWRLTVQK